One Phyllopteryx taeniolatus isolate TA_2022b chromosome 3, UOR_Ptae_1.2, whole genome shotgun sequence genomic window, TGgctaaagatgatttgagataccagTGATTTgggttacgagcgtggtcacggaacaaattaaactcaaggcaccactgaactcacaaatgtactttgctcattgtgaaatctgggcctgttaaTTATCCTGTGTTGggtgaatggcaacaggtacATGATGAACTTACCACTTGAATGGTCCCTGCTTTGGGTATGCTGTATCCTTTCTTTCCCAGCTGCTCCAGGGATATCAAACCCTGTGACACAGAGCGAGAGAAGTCCTCCATTATTGCGATGCACATAAAtgattttcccattgttgtttaatacattttattctagccatccatccaatttctctAATGCTTCTTCTCATTTGGGTtgtgggtgaactggagcctatcccatgaACACCTAAGAACAATTTAAGAGTGTTCAAGTGAACCTAACATTATTCCTTATGGTATGCGGGAAGAAAATGGAgtaacatgcaaacttcaaacagaatggcaataaaaaactgaaaatttaaataaaaataaaagccgaGCATTTGAATCTAAGAATTAAAAAGTTCCAGCGGCAGTGAACTCAGGAGCCTCGGGGCCTCTAATACAAAAGATCTGTCCCAGTTGGTCTTTGGCTAAAAAACTGGAAAAGATAAAAGCTCAAAGAACAAGCTCATGAGATCCACTCGAGATAACATAATACAAAACTAAGGTAACAATTAGATGCGATAAATGAGAGAACACATACATGTAAGGAACACATGCCGAGGGTCTTTAGTTATTAAGTGACAAGCAGATGTCAAGCAGTTTTAAACCTAACTAAAGCAGTTTTCACTGACCAGGAAGGGAGAGGGGGCACTGTGCTCGGAGATGTCGTAGTACGTAACCTGCACGGGTAACGTGACGTGCTGCGGGCAGTAGGAGCCGCTCGCACCGATCTCCGCCGTGAAGCCTTCAATGCGGCCCGATGGCGAGAAGCGTCCCTTTAGCATCGACTCCTAGGGCGCACACAACAGAGGGAAAGTGGTCATGGTCACCACTAGTCGTACATGAATAAACTATACTGTATACTATCCAgtatagttcagttgtatttaacttttcagtTAAATTTCATCCttaagaactgttttttttttttttttttttttttttttttttaaacgcacacacacatattttatttttcttttttttttttttataattttttatgtACAATACTTTTTAACTGAATCATATATAAGAACAGTTATGATTATTTTCCTCTATTTATTTTGCTCATTcattgccagccattttcaaaactgtttcCCATATTGCCAGTCATTTCAGAGCATTTTGACTAATGTTTCAAGACCCAGAGAATATTGTGAACTGTCACAATATAAGCACCGAATCTACAAAACCCGATTCTAatgaacttgggacgttgtgtaaaacgtaaataaaaatagagcaCAATGATGTGCAAATACATTTCAACCTAtaatcaattgaatacactacaaagaaaatatatttaatgttcaaactgatgaacactatagttttttattattctctcattttgaatttgacgccagaaacacattccaaaaaagcagggacaggggcaacaaaagactgggaacgtttaggaatgctaaaaaacaaaacaaaacaaaaaaaaggaacatattGTCACCAAAAACATCAGTTTCTGACGAAAAAGCaggaaaaacaagctttttgtgaaaagaaacatgtcaatcaaaacagtgactttgacacaaatatttttgttttgtgacacctcaaactataaaacaacaaaacaagacagAATGGGCTTttgatggtaaaataatttaattacagacaCAGTACGTAAATATGAAGAGGTTCCAAAAGCGATCCTGACTCACCGCTTGCTTCGAGTCAAACATCAGTGGTTTTACATGGTGTACATTTTCTCGAACTGCATAATCATCTCTCAGAATCGCGACatacactttctactacctaaTGAGACACATACTGTTTATACCAttcttatactgtacatactctgTTCAAGAGTGAGATGGCAAAACTTGTCCGACTTTCCAGCGTAATCGACATGACAAGACGAAATTCAACGACTTGTGGAGGTGCGCTAACACTgggttacaaaaacaacatttttgtaaattgtctgttttttcaactgatttaggacaattttacATTGCTGAATCTGAAAATGATATCCATTTCTCTTGTTGTGTACTGAAGTTCACTGTTGTCATTatagctaaaacaacaaatctaatgatgccctaagatttttttgtatgttactgtacagtggaacctcagttgaACGGACTAACAGGGGCAGAGGGGGTgatccgatatagccgattgtccgttacattgaagcattttttttattttgaggccatatgaacccatattactgtacagtacaaaattgtagTTTTGTAGATTTTTGTTCATGGCCTAAagtctagtcatattgtatatctgtgacccggtaATACATCAGTCACATTCTCTgcgtgcattttttatttttattttttttacctcaaagTTTCCTAAAAGTGATCTGCTGATTGAAGAGGTGGGCCAGCTGGAACGGGCCAAGGTTCTGCTGTCCGCATGTCTACCACTGCGCAACTGCCGGCTGAACACAAGCACAGAGAACAGAGGTACATAAGTGTGGACTCATTTTGAATATGTCAAATAGATTTATTGTTTGGGATATGAACACACTATTACAATTTTAGGTGGACTAACGCTCCAGTTAACACGACTcacactatttgcatatttaattGCACGCACTTAAGACTCATTAACTCTCAATTACTTTGTACGCCGATGTTTTCAATGATGAAAACCAAaatcaaaaccaaaacaatactCACCTTTTTATACGTGCACCACTTTTCAGTCGTCTCCCTGACCTTGTACAGTCTGTGGCACACTAAACACAAAGATGgggaaaatgttcattttgataACTGCAGTTTCATGTAAGcaaattacagtacactttttCAACTCAAGACCCAAATTAGAAATTATTTTCTAGAACCCCAAAGTGTCATGTATTGTCATAATATCAAAATGATAAACCACGCAACAGCCATGAAAAATTAATTAAACTATTTGACACCAGATTGCGTCCCTTCCTGAATAGCAATAAAATCTTCCCAGTATTTTACTGCGGCAATTTGGGACCTACTTTCATGTTttggaaatactgtatacttATGCAGTATATTTTCAGTAATATACTATCATTTATTGTACATAcgtcacaggtgtcaaaagtCAAGGCCCGTGGGACAGATCTGTGCCTCCACGTCatttatgtggcccacaaaaTCTTGCTAGTTTCCTTGACCTctgttcaaaactagttatccatataaaaattataataatcaaAGGCAGAGGCAATTATGTAACATAATGATGCAATTATTAAGGTTTCCATAGAGAACATGTTTGGTAAGGGAAAAGACTGCTATGTGCTCTCTCCACATACCTAGTTCAAATACAAAAACTGTGCAGCTAAGCTTCTGGCTAGCGGATATTATGGCGAGCAATATGCTTTGGCAGAATGCCAAAACTTGTGAACTTCGCCTCTTCTCTTAAAATGGAgccaaataaataacaaaatggtGCTGTGATTTTTATAGTATAATAATTCAAAGTTTAAATTGTTACCGTTGTCTGCATCCTTCATTTCACAGAAGACAAACCATTTATTTTCTCTTACTATACCCAATGTGAACAGAGCCTTGACCTACTATAAACTACGgcctttgacacccctgaactGTATACATCAAGCAAAACGACAATGTCCTGTGGTGAGTACTTCTGCATTGAAGCGCTCTCGTCCTGACTGGCCGTTACCGTCatgtaacatttaacattaacaaacGCTTACCGCAGCACCATTCATCGTAAAAGTCACCCAGCTGTCAGGTGACCCTCGGCTATGTCATTGGTCACCACTCGGGACGCTGGCTCAGTCTCCTCCTCATCGTTGCTCTTTGTCATCTTAGGCTAATCGTTTCGCTTCGTTACATCGTATGTCGTGAAATTTCAAAGTCAAACATCCAAACTGCCTGCGATGACTATGATGTCATCACTTTTAACCTTGCTCCCTTTGTACTTATTCATCCGTAGGCAGCctttgatctttttttcccactcaaTTGCAGTGAGATCACATGTGGTCCCAACAGCCTCGCACCACTTCACTTATTGACCTGTGAACTCTATTATAGTCGCATCACACCACCAGCCACAACCTACATTCAAAGCTCTTTCTGGTCTTCCTTGTGTTCACATATTCACTTCCAGAACTGTTGTACGAGAGGATGCATGTGCATGTGCCATTGTGTGTATTTCTGTGAATGTTATGAGCCCACTCGAGCTGGAACAATGGAGGCCGAACACGTCACAGGGCTTCATTCTGGAGATACTCGCGTTGTTCCAGGCACGGTAATCTTCAACTATTGCtcaatgctctttttttttccccccatgtttGTGCTTCTTGCAATCTGCGTACATATGTGTTCTGCccatacaacaaaaatattatttctacTACAGCTTCATTTTGAACTGGGCACTGGAGCAGAGCTGTTACATTGGCACTCAAATATATTCACCCAAACCTATAGTAGTTTGCAATGAACCAACCAAACAACAATTTTAATAGCTCAACATCACCAATATCACAAGTGGACATGTGGTCATCTATTaaaattttgcatatttttcaaataaatttcaTCATTTTTGAGTGCAACAGACGAATGGAACTAGAATTGGACATTTCTTTAGGATACTGTGTAGTTCAGCAAAACCtggggtgtcaaattcattttcgtcactggccacatcatagttaggGTTTCCCTCAAAGAGCTGTTATGACTGAAAATCATATAAATGTATCATATTAAATATACTGCACACCACTGATTCTAGTGTGGTACCAGTATCACCAGTGGTACATGGactcactgaattaaatattcaaactgcATACTGTTACAGTGtcttaacattttttaatccaGTGCAGTACATTTATTAGGTATGgttcggttgtatttaacttaagtatACGTTACAAACAAATGTTACAGTGGCatatccagtacagtacatttataaagtacattttagttgtgtttaacttttagttaaatacatttgcatttaatattttagaactgtttgttttaaaacttaTTATGAACTTTATGATGGTAcctggagagccaagtattttttgaggtggaaCCACAACTGGACACAACTGGCCctgcattttattattacattttcaacaacaaactgcatttgaaatcaaaagccatGGAAACCAGTGACCAGTGTTGAATTTATGTTCAGAGTatacttggtttaaaaaaaaaaaaaaaagatttgtaaaGTTAGTACAGATTCTCTGTCAAAATGAAAGGAACAAATCCAtttaacaagaaacatgaaaactaGTTTCCCTCAtgagccacataaaatgagcCGGGATAGATCTGACCTCCGGGGCTTGAATTTAACACCTGAGAACTAACAGTCATGTAATACGGTCAGCTCGATTAAAAAAAGTCCCCTCATATGAGGAGAAATGGAACCTATGAGAAATAAATGCCATAACTTCATTAAATCAACCAGTTTTTTTCCATGCTGAGATTTTAAGCGCTGTTTCTTAACACACAAACTTTTCATGTAAGAGAGTATAAAAATCTCTGCAGCATGGACTGTGAATCCAACGggaatgaaaatgtcaaaaagaggAACTAATACAGTCTTTCTGGAAAATCAATAGTTGTATGATGATGAAAATAGCCACAAAAGGGATGTGTGATGTGTGGATTTATGTTGAAGGTAtgttttgtgtgtacgtgtgtgtgtgtaggagtgTAAGCTGACCTTAGAAGGAAGAAGGTGGTTCCAGTAAGGGGCAGCTTTAGCGTCAGTGCTACGACACGATCCCAGCCCCGGAGCCAGCAACGAAAGCCTGCTCCTCTTGGAGGTAGAAGGTCCCTCGTCTTCTGAGCATGACTCGGCGGTTTCGCTCGGGGACAGCAACCTCTTCTTCGCCGGCCAGGGGCCCGCTGATGACGAACGGTGGCCATTACTGCTGGGGGTCTTCTCCCACGAAGCTAGGCCATGAGAAGAGGAAGCAGTTTGGGTAGCACTTCGCTCAGGCGGCGAGGATTCCAGCCCGGCGTCCCATTCTGTGGCCTCTCCTGGTTCTTGGAGTTCTGTGTGGTGTGGGGGGGAGAAGGGGCCCGGGGGGCTTGTGGGACTGGCGGGACTCGGGGGCTCGTATGTGGGCATGTCATACAAATGAGGGCTCGGCTGACCTCCGGCTGTGCCATTGATAGAGCTCTCATTTCCAGGGCTTCCTATAGAATAGGTGGGTGTGCGCCCACCGTTTGGTGGCTCAGGTCTGGATGAACTTCCCAGTGAATAGCTCTGATCACAGAGGTGCCCGTGAGGATCACACATTGGGGGGGATTTTGGCGAGAGTGGGGAGAAAACATCGGGGATGGGCCTGTCGTGATTGTGCTGCGTTGGACGACGGGAGGGGTTGTGGTTTGGGGAAAGTGGAGGAGATCTGGGCAACACCCCGCACTCAGAGTCTCTGTGCTCCATTTGTGTGCAAGAATAGAGAGACCCACAACCACCAGAGCTCTTTACTAAGCCCATTAACACTGCTGGCATTGGAGCTGGCCCACACAGCACTCCTCCCTCTAACACGTCTATGTCAGAGCAGTCCGCCACATGGGGGCGCTTGTGAGTCAACTGGGGCTCCTCTAGCCCCCTTTTCACGCCCAGCCGAACAGGCCTCGGTTGGGCATCATTGTGGGACTCTGTGGAAGTAGAAAATCCACCTAACTGGGAGAAAATGGAGAGCTGATAGACCTTTTGATGTCGCAAATCCTCTTGGTCAAAGTGCCTGGCACCCCCCGGTCGAACCCCCGAGTCAGGGCCCTGTGCAGGGGCCGTAGGAGGAGGTAGGTCTCCCTCCTGGGCTGGAAGCTCGAGTGGAGCTTTTTTGTGAGATAACTCCACATGAATGTGCCGCATGTTGTGTGGAAGATGATAGTACTGGCTAATGCGTGTGCGACAGGGTCCTCACAAGCGCCACAGGTCCAGAAAAGGATGTTCCGCGGGATTGTGAAGTCCTACAGTTCCTCTTGTGAGACTGTCATCCAGCGTGAATCAGCAAGATGAGTTGCACAGCCCCTGACCGGAACAAAAGCATGTGCATTACTATTTGGAAGATCTTTAACAAAAGCTAAGCATTACAAAGATTCCAATGAAAAGACCTTTGAGTGGGGTTAacatttgactgaaattttatgtgcaatgtattttaatattgtgttAAAGCGTTAAAAAGAAACATTCTGTAAATGCCCTATATCAAATGTAATTGTCATAGGCCACGTTATGGGTTCCCTCAGAGAGCCATGACGACTGTTAAACCACAGTAAATGTATATTCGCCTCAGCATATTATCATATATGCAACACATTGATaactagttttcaaatcagaagttaATGAAAATTGTTAACTACTGTTTGGTAATAAAAATATCCTTGCAATATCCCAGTGTTTTTAAAAgcaaagacaatttgcaattttggtgtAAATTCTAGCATGAATTATGAAATTAAGACATCATTTGCGTTAGCgagccacaaaaataaataaaaaaatatatatatattgtatgcaGCGGGCTGACACCTTGTGCCCTTTACAATTACGgccaattattatttatataattggtatcttttgggtttaaattaCACAAGAATGTGACTATCACGTGTCACTTTAAACAACAATAGTCACTGCTTTccactttttcttgtattttttacaaaaagaatgCTCTAGTCTACAACAGTggttacaacaacaacacacaaccaaacaaaaatgtcacaaaaattatgaatactgaaaaataTTCTGTTCTCAATTTACACACAAATTGATTTAGTGTGAATTCTGGGGCCGTTTACTTCATCACGAAGCTGACATactcgcaggaagccatgaATTTTTTGAATGGCACCAGGTGGATACATGTTTATCATACCTTCAGTCATCtagtagaagagcatttaattgttctgcctgtcatacagtgggtacggaaagtattcagacccacttaaaattttcactctgttatattgcagccatttgctaaaatcacttttttttccctcattaatgtacacacagcaccccacattgacagaaaaaaaacttaattgttgaattttttgcagatttattaaaaaagaaaaactgaaacatcacacagccataaatattcagaccctttgctgtgacactcatatttaactcgggtgctgtccatttcttctgatcattcttgatatggttctacaccttcattggagtccagctgtgtttgattatactgattgaacttgagtaggaaagccacacacctgtctatataagaccttacagctcacagtacatgacagagcaaatgagaatcatgaggtcaaaggaactacctgaagagctcagagacagaattgtggcaaggcacagatctggccaaggttacaaaaagatttctgctgcacttaagatcCCCAAGAGcattggcctccataatccttaaatggaagatgtttggaatgaccagaacccttcctagagctggccctccggccaaactgagcaatcagggaagagccttggtgagagaggtaaagaagaacccaaagatcactgtggctgagctccagagatgcagtcgtgagatgggagaaagttctagaaagtcaaccatcacataagccctccaccagtcagggctttatggcagattGGCCCCACGGAAGTatagcctctcctcagtgcaagacacatgaaagcctgcatggagtttgctattaaaaaataaataaataaatacacctgAAGgagtccaagatggtgagaaataagattctctggtctgatgagactaagatagaactttttggccttaattctaagtggtatgtgtggagaaaactagGCACTGCTCACCACCTgaccaatacagtcccaacagtaaagcatggtggtggcagcttcATACTGTGgcagtgtttttcagctgcagggacaggacgactggttgcaattgaaggaaagatgaatggagcaaagtacagggatatcctggacgaaaaccttctccagagtgctcaagacctcagactgggccgaaggttcaccttccaacaagacaatgaccctaagcacacagctaaaataacgaaggagtggcttcagaacaactccgtgactgttcttgaatggcacagccagagccctgacttaaacccaattgagtatctctggagagacctgaaaatggctgtccaccaacgttcaccatccaacctgacagaactggagaggatctgcaaggaggaatggcagaggatcccaaaatccaggtgtgaaaaacatgttgcatcattcccaaaaagactcatggctgtattagggtgcttctactaaatactgagcaaagggtctgaatatttatggctgtgtgatatttcagttttcttttttaatatatctgcaaaaatttccacaattctgtcgactgtttttttctgtcaatatgtgtgtacattaatgaggaaaaaaaaaaaaaaaaaaaaaagaatgattttagcaaatggccaCAGCCCCCTTGTTGGGACTTTAGATGTTACGAGGAGCCTTGTCTTCATAATGTAAAAACTGGCATATGGCAGCTACTTTTCATATACATCTCAACTTCTTCAGCAACATCAATTTCCACCTTGTGTCATTTCCAGACAAAAGATATACGTTCAAGAAAAACACACTTTAACTAAAAATGTGCCAGTGCGAATCATTTCGGCCTTAGCTGTGGGTGACGGGATTCAAAGTTGGCTCATCCAATGGAATAGGtctcaaagtggaaaagaatAACACATGCAACTCACCTCTGTGCCTGTCCTTCTGTATTTcggcccacacacacacactgcatctGGAAGATGTGTCTGGGAAAAAAGGGTCTATAAAAGCATCTGCCAAGGAAAGACAATCAAAGTTTCAAAATCTGTCAACAGGAAATCCTAGACCAGAAGAATTAAATGGCATGCCAAAAAATTGGCTTTAAATAATGACCTTTTAtgcattatatattatatttgttcATTAATCATCTTGAATTGTACAACCTACCAAAGTGGTATGTCAATGTTGCAGCTGGCTCCTGAGTGAAGGTCCTCCTGAACCAGAGGTTACTCTAGTGGGACTCCATCTGTGATTGGCCGATAGCCACACACGGCCGCCTTTGTCACCTGGCCGTGGTTTGCAGAATGACTGTGACATCATGACAGGGTCATAACACCCAGAATCCCTGAAGAGAcagaaacaatacaatacaaagtcaATAGGAGGCAGTTCTCATTTTGACCTGATGATGTACACTGACGGGCATTAAAAGTACACTTTTGGTGCAGATTTAGGATAAGAATTTATTAATTGATCATGTATTAGAATCAATTAGGGCAAAAATTAGTGCACTACTTGATTGCAACCAGCAGGGGCGCCGtgactcatccatccatccattttctgagccccttctcctcactagggtcgcgggcgtgctggagcctattccagctgtcatcgggcaggaggcggggtacatcctgaactggttgccaaccaatcgcagggcacatacaaacaaaccaccattcgcactcacattgacacctacgggcaatttagagtcttcaattaacctagcatgcatgtttttgggatgcgggaggaaaccggagtgcccggagaaaacccacgcaggcacggggagaacatgcaaactccacaccggcgggccggggattgaaccccggtcctcagaactgtgaggcggacgctctagccagtcgcccaccgtgccgcccgccgTGACTCAGTTTCGACTAATTTGCTGTCAAAGGAAGACCAACATGACATTAGCTATGGGAAGGCAACATTATTTTCCTCAATACAtcactggcatggaaacagaACATTCATGTAGAGATTCTCCCTTCAGATACAGTACAAGTAGAGAtgcaaaatatacataaaatatgcaggcaaacaaacaaaacctctAATCTTTAGCATACATTCTGCAGCATCGTAAGTATTAAATATTCCAAACATAGAGGATCAAAAATAGAAGAGCATATAATGAGAAAATGTATCCTGCTTAACAGGAACGAACTGGGATGAAGCCTGGTGAGGCATGCCTGAACCACTTGGACCAGAACTTGGGAGTATACTGAGGGGAATGTCACAGTGAAATGTTGTCGTGGCAACA contains:
- the LOC133475066 gene encoding atos homolog protein B; this translates as MRHIHVELSHKKAPLELPAQEGDLPPPTAPAQGPDSGVRPGGARHFDQEDLRHQKVYQLSIFSQLGGFSTSTESHNDAQPRPVRLGVKRGLEEPQLTHKRPHVADCSDIDVLEGGVLCGPAPMPAVLMGLVKSSGGCGSLYSCTQMEHRDSECGVLPRSPPLSPNHNPSRRPTQHNHDRPIPDVFSPLSPKSPPMCDPHGHLCDQSYSLGSSSRPEPPNGGRTPTYSIGSPGNESSINGTAGGQPSPHLYDMPTYEPPSPASPTSPPGPFSPPHHTELQEPGEATEWDAGLESSPPERSATQTASSSHGLASWEKTPSSNGHRSSSAGPWPAKKRLLSPSETAESCSEDEGPSTSKRSRLSLLAPGLGSCRSTDAKAAPYWNHLLPSKCATDCTRSGRRLKSGARIKSRQLRSGRHADSRTLARSSWPTSSISRSLLGNFEESMLKGRFSPSGRIEGFTAEIGASGSYCPQHVTLPVQVTYYDISEHSAPSPFLGLISLEQLGKKGYSIPKAGTIQVTLFNPNKTVVKMFLVTYNFEDMPTNHMTFLRHRIFLMPVEEEVDRKKQGSPGSAPLDGRKILCYLIHLRFHSSKSGKIYLHNDIRLLFSRKPVEVDTGIPYELKSFTEVPSNPKYSPRV